The proteins below come from a single Halomonas binhaiensis genomic window:
- a CDS encoding putative hydro-lyase, whose product MAELALNATSTPQQARRLIRDGHWQQHTSGLAAGHAQANLVILPEAQADDFLRFCQANPKPCPVLDVTAPGDPYPRSLGDDIDLRYDLPTYRVYRDGKLSEERHDITDLWRDDFVAFSIGCSFSFEEALIAEGLEVRHISERRNVPMYRTNIPLIGSRLFGGEMVVSMRPFTAAQAIRAIQITSDMPRVHGAPIHLGDPAQIGISDLQQPDFGDSPVIHQGEIPVFWACGVTPQLALENAALPLVITHSPGHMLITDIPNHRFKFG is encoded by the coding sequence ATGGCTGAACTGGCACTAAACGCAACCTCAACTCCTCAACAGGCTCGGCGTCTCATTCGGGATGGTCACTGGCAACAGCACACCAGTGGCCTGGCCGCAGGGCATGCCCAGGCCAACCTGGTGATTCTTCCCGAGGCGCAGGCCGATGATTTTCTGCGCTTCTGCCAGGCCAATCCCAAACCGTGTCCGGTACTTGATGTAACGGCCCCTGGAGATCCCTACCCGCGGAGCCTGGGAGACGATATCGACCTGCGCTACGACCTCCCCACCTATCGCGTCTACCGTGACGGAAAACTGAGCGAGGAACGCCATGACATCACTGACCTGTGGCGTGATGATTTCGTTGCTTTTTCCATCGGCTGCTCGTTTTCCTTCGAGGAAGCTCTGATTGCTGAAGGGCTTGAGGTGCGGCATATCAGTGAACGGCGCAATGTGCCCATGTATCGCACCAATATTCCGCTCATCGGCAGCCGCTTGTTCGGTGGTGAAATGGTGGTATCGATGCGCCCGTTCACCGCGGCCCAGGCGATTCGAGCCATCCAGATCACCAGTGACATGCCGCGTGTGCACGGTGCTCCCATCCATCTCGGCGACCCGGCCCAGATCGGTATCAGCGACCTTCAGCAGCCGGATTTCGGAGATTCGCCGGTCATTCATCAAGGGGAAATTCCGGTCTTCTGGGCCTGTGGTGTGACACCGCAGCTGGCGCTGGAAAATGCTGCTCTACCGCTAGTGATCACCCACAGTCCAGGTCACATGCTGATCACTGATATTCCCAATCATCGCTTCAAGTTCGGGTGA
- a CDS encoding efflux RND transporter periplasmic adaptor subunit, translating into MSAQEQPVPASLTALAMALRDRAMAAENLAALMFSIANDPYPLLRFRQAVVLVPKPGGAEVPCVSGLATPKEQTPYLGWLKRATRWLDTTLEDPAPRIVLRESVEPPPEIAEGWAQWWPGVLWCVPLHGREGERLAIVVFLLDQAPPKAVKEQMPGIASTWAYCWQAMMPKRRTTWRIPAGRLAWLVIIAIAAAMFIPVRQSALAPAQIISRESMAVTSPLDGVVAEMLVRPNQTVAADTPLFRLDTTSLESRAEVLRQQLAVAEAELDAAGSLAFDDPASLAEITRLRGQRDQRRAELKGVETELERALVLAPSAGVAVYRDEDDWQGRPVTTGERILQLADPEQPKMEIQLAVADAISLEPGGEVTLFLTAYPLTPIHGRIEDTSYQALPDDNGIAAYRLEASIEDQAEHARLGLHGTAKVYGDEVSLGYYLMRRPISALRAWTGW; encoded by the coding sequence ATGAGTGCTCAGGAACAGCCGGTGCCTGCGTCTCTCACGGCGCTGGCGATGGCGTTGCGTGATCGTGCCATGGCGGCGGAGAACTTGGCGGCATTGATGTTTTCCATCGCCAACGATCCCTACCCGTTACTGCGTTTCCGTCAGGCTGTGGTGTTGGTGCCCAAGCCAGGAGGCGCCGAGGTGCCTTGTGTGTCAGGGCTGGCCACCCCCAAGGAACAGACTCCCTATCTTGGCTGGCTCAAGCGTGCCACACGCTGGCTGGATACCACCCTGGAGGACCCTGCACCACGTATCGTGTTGCGTGAAAGTGTCGAACCGCCACCCGAGATTGCCGAGGGCTGGGCACAGTGGTGGCCTGGTGTGCTGTGGTGCGTGCCGTTGCATGGGCGAGAAGGGGAGCGTCTGGCGATCGTGGTGTTCCTGCTCGACCAGGCTCCGCCCAAGGCGGTGAAAGAGCAGATGCCCGGGATTGCCAGTACCTGGGCCTATTGCTGGCAGGCCATGATGCCGAAGCGCAGGACGACCTGGCGCATACCCGCTGGGCGCCTGGCATGGCTGGTGATCATTGCCATCGCGGCGGCCATGTTCATTCCGGTACGCCAATCGGCCTTGGCTCCGGCCCAGATCATCTCCCGCGAGTCGATGGCCGTCACCAGTCCACTGGATGGCGTCGTGGCAGAAATGCTGGTACGGCCCAACCAGACTGTTGCCGCGGACACGCCCCTGTTCCGGCTTGATACGACCAGTCTGGAAAGCCGTGCGGAGGTGCTGCGTCAGCAACTGGCGGTCGCGGAAGCGGAACTGGATGCCGCAGGCAGCCTGGCTTTCGACGACCCCGCCAGCCTGGCCGAGATCACTCGACTGCGAGGCCAGCGTGATCAACGCCGTGCGGAACTGAAAGGCGTGGAAACCGAACTGGAGAGAGCTCTGGTCCTTGCACCCAGTGCCGGGGTGGCTGTCTATCGCGACGAAGACGACTGGCAAGGGCGTCCTGTGACGACAGGGGAGCGGATCCTGCAACTGGCCGATCCCGAACAGCCGAAGATGGAAATCCAGCTTGCCGTGGCCGATGCCATTTCTCTGGAGCCAGGCGGTGAAGTGACGCTGTTTCTCACCGCCTATCCACTGACGCCGATCCATGGCCGCATTGAAGATACCAGCTACCAGGCCCTGCCTGACGATAATGGCATTGCGGCCTATCGCCTGGAGGCGAGCATCGAAGACCAGGCAGAGCATGCTCGCCTGGGATTGCATGGCACCGCCAAGGTCTATGGTGACGAGGTCAGTCTCGGCTATTACCTGATGCGCCGCCCGATTTCGGCATTGCGCGCCTGGACCGGATGGTGA
- a CDS encoding efflux RND transporter periplasmic adaptor subunit, giving the protein MGEAMLSEQSLLRVPAMIVLALLVAPASLSVQAQERLGEAPAGMQIQTETAGQAEAEVPAPTPEMERRMEQVRENPEALRMRMLLAPQQEATLSSRMDGTLEELPVELGDNVAEGDMLARFDCRVQQARVNAANTEISVARLNYDAKRSLRRLDAVGDHEVALAQAEVEKAQSALNLAAVERDQCTLKAPFSGRIAKVHVKPYQTMGSGTPVVDLVGDGALKVRLNAPSVLLPRLQVGQPLDIAVNETEQHYGATLSAISARIDAVAQTVALEATLDASHEELRPGMTGSAQVRFETAAQAPAEPTQE; this is encoded by the coding sequence ATGGGGGAAGCCATGTTATCTGAGCAATCGTTGCTTAGGGTTCCTGCCATGATCGTGCTGGCGCTGCTGGTGGCGCCTGCATCACTGTCGGTACAGGCGCAGGAAAGACTGGGTGAAGCACCGGCAGGGATGCAGATTCAGACCGAGACGGCAGGGCAGGCGGAAGCCGAGGTGCCGGCACCGACACCTGAGATGGAGCGGCGCATGGAGCAGGTGCGGGAGAATCCTGAGGCGCTGCGTATGCGAATGCTTCTGGCACCGCAACAGGAAGCGACGCTGTCCAGCCGTATGGACGGCACTCTGGAGGAACTGCCGGTTGAACTCGGTGACAATGTCGCCGAGGGCGATATGTTGGCACGCTTCGATTGCCGGGTTCAGCAGGCCAGGGTCAATGCGGCCAATACGGAAATCTCGGTGGCACGCTTGAACTATGATGCCAAGCGCAGCCTGCGCCGCCTGGACGCAGTGGGGGATCATGAGGTTGCCTTGGCTCAGGCAGAGGTGGAAAAGGCCCAGAGTGCGCTCAACCTGGCGGCCGTCGAACGTGACCAGTGCACCCTCAAAGCTCCCTTCTCGGGACGCATCGCCAAGGTCCACGTCAAGCCGTATCAGACCATGGGGTCAGGGACTCCGGTTGTCGACCTGGTGGGGGATGGAGCGCTAAAGGTCAGGCTTAACGCCCCGTCGGTACTGTTGCCCAGGTTGCAGGTTGGCCAACCACTGGACATCGCGGTCAATGAAACCGAGCAGCACTATGGCGCGACACTGAGCGCTATCAGCGCGCGCATCGATGCGGTGGCGCAGACCGTGGCACTGGAAGCGACTCTCGATGCCTCGCACGAGGAACTGCGGCCGGGCATGACAGGCAGCGCTCAGGTGCGTTTCGAGACAGCGGCGCAGGCCCCCGCCGAACCGACACAAGAGTGA
- a CDS encoding TRAP transporter large permease, with translation MLAYLSIGILTLLLAGIPVAVSLFLLAFGIDQFYSFFPLTKALGQNLWSAADSFLLIAIPLFVLMGEIIVRAGIANKAYRAMDNWLSWLPGGLLHANVTTSALFSATSGSSVATAATISTVALPQGKALGYDAKLFCGSIAAGGTLGILIPPSINLIVYGFLTETSIPKLFMAGLIPGLGLALLFMLASLLLCLWKPELGGPKRSVAWATRLHSLLFLLPLLTLFAVIVGSIYLGWATPTEAAAIGVLAALGLAAMNRTLNGNMLKAALDGTIKTTSMILFIIMAASFLNFALASSGMVQKLTGLLNAYDLAPFALLMAVIALFIVLGFFIETLSLMVITIPIVTPLIVAAGFDKVWFGIIMILFVELALITPPVGLNLYIVQAARRGERFSDVIVGTLPYLVAMLVMAALLVGFPQLATWLPSAL, from the coding sequence ATGCTTGCCTACCTTTCCATCGGTATTCTGACGCTCCTGCTGGCCGGTATCCCGGTTGCAGTGAGTCTGTTCCTGCTGGCCTTCGGTATCGACCAGTTCTACTCCTTTTTTCCGCTCACCAAGGCATTGGGGCAGAACCTGTGGTCGGCGGCGGATTCCTTTCTGCTGATCGCCATTCCCTTGTTCGTGTTGATGGGCGAGATCATCGTACGCGCGGGTATCGCGAATAAAGCCTATCGCGCCATGGATAACTGGCTGTCTTGGCTGCCCGGCGGTCTGCTGCACGCCAATGTCACGACTTCTGCACTGTTCTCAGCGACTTCGGGTTCATCGGTGGCCACTGCTGCCACCATCTCGACGGTAGCGCTACCCCAAGGCAAGGCGCTTGGTTATGACGCCAAACTCTTCTGCGGCAGCATTGCTGCAGGGGGCACTCTCGGCATCCTGATCCCGCCGTCGATCAATCTGATTGTCTACGGTTTCCTCACCGAGACATCGATTCCCAAGCTGTTCATGGCGGGATTGATTCCTGGCCTCGGCCTCGCTCTGCTGTTCATGCTGGCTTCGTTGCTGCTATGCCTGTGGAAGCCGGAACTCGGTGGGCCAAAGCGCAGCGTGGCCTGGGCGACACGTCTGCACAGCCTGCTGTTCCTGCTGCCTTTGCTGACGCTGTTTGCGGTGATTGTCGGCTCGATCTATCTAGGCTGGGCCACACCTACAGAGGCTGCGGCGATCGGTGTCCTCGCGGCACTGGGACTGGCGGCCATGAACCGCACGCTCAACGGCAACATGCTCAAGGCGGCACTGGACGGCACCATCAAGACGACCTCCATGATCCTGTTCATCATCATGGCCGCCTCCTTTCTCAACTTCGCCCTCGCATCATCAGGCATGGTGCAGAAGCTGACGGGGCTGCTCAATGCCTATGACCTGGCGCCCTTTGCTCTGCTCATGGCTGTGATCGCACTGTTCATCGTACTGGGGTTCTTCATCGAGACCCTGTCGCTGATGGTCATCACCATCCCCATCGTCACGCCGCTGATCGTCGCGGCAGGCTTCGACAAGGTGTGGTTCGGCATCATCATGATCCTGTTCGTTGAACTCGCTCTGATCACTCCTCCCGTGGGGCTCAACCTGTATATCGTCCAGGCCGCTCGACGAGGTGAGCGCTTTTCTGACGTCATCGTCGGCACGCTGCCTTACCTGGTCGCCATGCTGGTCATGGCTGCACTGCTGGTGGGTTTCCCGCAGTTGGCCACCTGGCTGCCTTCCGCGCTATAG
- a CDS encoding TRAP transporter small permease subunit, translating to MNSLSLALDASVALTRTISGIFARLMGWLLLAIVMFIGAEIIMRKVFNHSLPGVHEYAGYLLAMLSAWGLSHTLLERAHIRIDVVHGRLPVWSRHTLDVLAMAALNLVAWTIAIHAWPVLAKSLSNGSTANTPLATPLWIPQLVWLSGYIWFAITTSVLGLRVIAAIFARDGAALNAVAGVDHGSDQETAQSGESA from the coding sequence ATGAACTCACTTTCCCTCGCACTGGATGCCTCAGTGGCATTGACGCGCACGATATCCGGGATCTTCGCCCGCCTGATGGGCTGGCTGCTGCTGGCTATCGTGATGTTCATCGGTGCCGAAATCATCATGCGCAAGGTGTTCAACCACTCGCTACCGGGTGTCCATGAATACGCAGGCTACCTGCTGGCGATGCTCTCGGCCTGGGGACTGTCCCATACCCTGCTGGAACGCGCTCATATTCGTATCGATGTCGTGCATGGCCGCCTGCCGGTCTGGTCGCGCCATACGCTCGACGTGTTGGCCATGGCCGCTCTCAATCTGGTCGCCTGGACCATCGCCATCCACGCCTGGCCAGTGCTGGCCAAGTCGCTGAGCAACGGTTCCACCGCCAATACACCGCTGGCGACACCGTTGTGGATTCCTCAGTTGGTATGGCTATCCGGCTATATCTGGTTTGCCATCACCACCAGCGTGCTCGGCCTGCGTGTCATTGCAGCTATCTTCGCGCGCGATGGTGCCGCCTTGAACGCCGTGGCTGGCGTGGATCACGGCAGTGACCAGGAAACGGCTCAATCTGGAGAATCGGCCTGA
- a CDS encoding TolC family protein, giving the protein MARFPLTTISAAVVASMTLTACSSLELNPYSQSEVRQRAISDQAHMYQEQEPLNQPVTFYQAAARALKYNLDYRLKLMESALAANLRDVSRHELLPQLIAEAGYSDRNNDSGGTSIGIEDGEESLRPSTSEERYKTTAGLGLSWSLLDFGLAYYENQQKADKILMAEERRRRVAQNVLRDVRNAYWRALAAQRLIPQLDILLARTEVALDAARQAQQQGLLPRQEILAYQRALLDSTTLLTARRQDLELAKTELAALMALPPGTRLELADEPEPVLPPEPANIEQLEQLALEERPEIMEEWYGKRVNQNDLEAAKLRLWPNVSVNAGFYYDSNDYLYNNDWSQTGVNVSLNLLRLLQYPDLNNAQETQGDVDDLRRTALSMAVLTQVRVGALRYHLAREELEYADESLRVDDELLDYAKAAASTSIGSELEVIRAQSRYLLSQYQREAAYSRAQEAWGRLFNSVGLDVLPDSIADDSIQTLASELERMMSAHERNGIIAGPPPALQPVSSPAPSEPAAGNTQASAAPLPRQNAGEGEGEGAHGGSHVI; this is encoded by the coding sequence ATGGCTCGCTTTCCTCTGACAACAATCAGCGCGGCAGTCGTCGCCTCGATGACACTCACTGCCTGTTCCAGCCTCGAGCTGAACCCGTACAGCCAATCGGAAGTCCGACAACGGGCGATCAGCGATCAGGCCCATATGTATCAGGAACAGGAACCCCTGAACCAACCGGTGACCTTCTACCAGGCGGCGGCGCGGGCACTGAAGTACAACCTCGACTATCGGCTGAAGCTGATGGAAAGCGCTCTGGCAGCGAACCTGAGGGATGTGTCGCGTCATGAACTGTTGCCGCAGTTGATTGCCGAGGCGGGTTACAGCGACCGCAACAATGACTCCGGCGGCACTTCGATCGGTATCGAGGACGGGGAAGAAAGCTTGCGTCCTTCGACTTCGGAAGAGCGCTACAAGACCACTGCCGGTCTGGGGCTGAGCTGGAGCCTGCTGGATTTCGGCCTCGCCTACTATGAAAACCAGCAGAAGGCCGACAAGATCTTGATGGCGGAGGAGCGCCGTCGCCGAGTGGCACAGAATGTGTTGCGTGATGTGCGCAATGCCTATTGGCGAGCGCTGGCCGCCCAGCGCCTGATTCCACAGCTGGATATCCTGCTGGCGCGCACGGAAGTGGCGCTGGATGCGGCGCGCCAGGCCCAGCAGCAAGGGCTGCTGCCACGTCAGGAAATTCTGGCTTATCAGCGCGCCTTGCTGGATTCGACCACCTTGCTGACCGCGCGTCGTCAGGATCTCGAGCTGGCCAAGACCGAACTGGCAGCGTTGATGGCCTTACCACCGGGCACGCGCCTGGAGCTGGCCGACGAACCAGAACCGGTACTGCCTCCGGAGCCGGCCAATATCGAGCAGCTGGAACAGCTGGCGCTGGAGGAACGCCCCGAGATCATGGAAGAGTGGTATGGCAAGCGGGTCAATCAGAATGACCTGGAAGCGGCCAAGTTGCGCCTGTGGCCCAATGTTTCGGTCAACGCAGGCTTCTATTATGACTCCAACGACTACCTGTACAACAACGACTGGTCCCAGACAGGGGTCAATGTGTCGCTGAATCTGCTGCGGTTGTTGCAGTACCCGGATCTCAACAACGCCCAGGAAACCCAGGGTGATGTGGACGACCTGCGCCGTACGGCGCTGTCGATGGCCGTACTGACCCAGGTACGTGTCGGTGCACTGCGCTACCACCTGGCCAGGGAAGAGCTGGAATATGCAGATGAAAGTCTGCGAGTCGATGACGAACTGCTCGATTACGCCAAAGCTGCCGCTTCGACATCGATTGGCTCCGAACTGGAAGTGATCCGCGCCCAGAGTCGCTATCTGCTTTCGCAATACCAACGTGAGGCAGCCTATTCACGGGCCCAGGAAGCTTGGGGCAGGCTGTTCAACTCCGTGGGCCTGGATGTGCTGCCGGATAGCATTGCTGATGACAGCATCCAGACCCTGGCCAGTGAGCTTGAGCGCATGATGAGCGCCCATGAAAGAAACGGCATCATTGCTGGGCCGCCTCCTGCCCTGCAACCGGTTTCTTCCCCCGCACCTTCCGAACCGGCAGCGGGTAACACTCAGGCGTCCGCCGCACCACTACCACGACAGAATGCAGGAGAGGGTGAAGGAGAGGGTGCGCATGGGGGAAGCCATGTTATCTGA
- a CDS encoding TRAP transporter substrate-binding protein: protein MNRHFKNKHFLDKRFISSVLGLAVAVASSSAIAATDLNVVGSWSSLELHRQFEKPFWSETLPNVADADIQTQVTTFDQMGIPGSDVYRYLGDGVFDVGMTVADYTVADAPELEGLDIPMIASDAETAQEVAQAFLPLAESTMNRRFNSHVLAIVPYPAQVLFCNAPIKGLADLEGKKVRASGRSTGEFIEALGAQSLNIAFNEVPGSLERGVIDCAVTGSLSGYSSGWYDVSSHLLPIPLGGWDYVITAINQDKWQSLDSETQQLIQQHIDSDFSEPVWENARSETARGIACLTGSGECPLGEPAQMTLVETSEKDTERAREAIESTVLPAWAARVDAETLDAWNQSVGQLVGMTATAP, encoded by the coding sequence ATGAATCGACACTTTAAAAATAAACACTTTCTAGATAAGCGCTTCATCTCATCCGTTCTTGGCCTTGCCGTCGCAGTGGCCAGCAGCTCCGCCATTGCCGCCACTGACCTCAATGTGGTCGGCAGCTGGAGCAGTCTGGAACTGCATCGCCAGTTCGAAAAGCCGTTCTGGAGCGAGACGCTGCCCAATGTCGCCGACGCTGATATCCAGACACAGGTCACCACCTTCGATCAGATGGGCATTCCTGGAAGTGATGTCTATCGCTATCTCGGTGATGGTGTGTTTGACGTCGGCATGACGGTGGCCGACTACACCGTGGCGGATGCTCCGGAACTGGAGGGGCTGGACATTCCCATGATCGCCTCGGATGCCGAAACGGCGCAGGAAGTTGCCCAGGCCTTTCTGCCACTGGCGGAAAGCACCATGAATCGGCGTTTCAATAGCCATGTGCTGGCCATCGTCCCCTATCCGGCACAAGTACTGTTCTGCAATGCGCCGATCAAGGGGCTCGCCGATCTCGAGGGCAAGAAGGTTCGTGCCAGTGGACGTTCGACGGGTGAGTTCATCGAGGCACTTGGTGCCCAGAGTCTGAATATCGCCTTCAACGAGGTCCCGGGTTCTCTCGAACGTGGCGTCATCGACTGCGCGGTGACGGGGTCTCTGTCCGGATACAGCTCCGGCTGGTACGACGTGTCTTCCCACCTGTTGCCGATACCGTTGGGTGGCTGGGACTACGTGATTACCGCCATCAACCAGGACAAGTGGCAGTCGCTGGATAGCGAAACTCAGCAGCTGATTCAACAGCACATCGATAGCGACTTCAGCGAGCCGGTGTGGGAAAACGCACGCAGTGAGACCGCGCGCGGCATTGCCTGTCTGACGGGCAGTGGTGAGTGCCCGCTGGGTGAGCCAGCGCAGATGACACTGGTGGAAACCAGCGAGAAGGATACCGAACGGGCACGCGAGGCCATCGAAAGCACCGTGTTGCCAGCCTGGGCGGCACGTGTCGATGCCGAGACACTTGATGCCTGGAATCAGAGCGTCGGCCAGTTGGTCGGGATGACAGCAACTGCGCCCTGA
- a CDS encoding LysR family transcriptional regulator, giving the protein MFDFKEIEAFVWIVRLGSFRLAAQHLHLTQPSVSDRINRLESSLGETLLERSRRPVKPTAKGRQFLRHAEAMLDARQNALSMMNLDTPFQGTLRLGVVESIAHSWLPGFLAELATRFPDLTLELQVDSSPGLAAMMRAGSIDLAFLMGPVDAENVLNRYLCQYRMGLVASPDLNFTSSDFSLHRLGHIPLISFARDSRPYRELGSLLHQQGLDDVKLHCSSSLWTIVRMTLDGLGIGAIPPRIVAAELARGDLISLPCQLPALMFTASWPNHLDAILAEGISGLAIEIASQDQHQHASMA; this is encoded by the coding sequence ATGTTCGACTTCAAGGAAATCGAGGCATTCGTGTGGATTGTCAGGCTCGGCTCCTTTCGCCTTGCCGCCCAGCATCTTCACTTGACTCAACCATCGGTCTCAGATCGCATCAATCGTCTCGAGTCATCTCTCGGCGAGACTCTGCTGGAACGTTCACGACGCCCGGTCAAGCCCACCGCCAAGGGTCGCCAGTTTCTCAGGCATGCAGAAGCCATGCTGGATGCCCGCCAGAATGCGCTGTCGATGATGAACCTCGATACCCCCTTTCAGGGCACTCTGAGACTGGGCGTGGTGGAGTCCATCGCACATAGCTGGCTGCCGGGCTTCCTGGCGGAACTGGCGACAAGATTTCCCGATCTGACACTGGAGCTGCAGGTCGACAGCTCACCAGGTCTGGCTGCGATGATGCGTGCCGGCAGTATCGATCTGGCCTTTCTGATGGGGCCGGTCGATGCCGAGAACGTACTCAACCGCTACCTGTGCCAGTATCGTATGGGCCTGGTCGCAAGTCCCGACCTCAACTTCACCAGCAGTGATTTCTCTCTCCATCGCCTCGGCCATATTCCTTTGATCTCCTTTGCTCGCGACAGCCGCCCTTATCGCGAGCTTGGTTCCCTGCTGCATCAGCAGGGACTGGACGACGTCAAGCTGCACTGCTCGAGTTCTCTATGGACCATCGTTCGCATGACGCTGGATGGTCTGGGCATTGGTGCCATTCCACCGCGTATCGTGGCAGCCGAGTTAGCGCGAGGAGACCTGATCAGCCTGCCTTGTCAGCTCCCGGCACTGATGTTCACTGCCTCCTGGCCCAACCATCTCGATGCCATCCTTGCCGAGGGTATCAGTGGTCTGGCCATCGAAATCGCCAGCCAGGACCAACATCAACATGCCAGCATGGCCTGA
- a CDS encoding HlyD family efflux transporter periplasmic adaptor subunit — protein sequence MAAQVALGDSGVDPRAQSPVAPLRDDLHLVEVERERSGEPAWSIEDPVTNRFYRIGWLEFECLLRWGQTPERICTQVAAQTALEPDVEQVLELVEFLDRHQLLRPDRERIGQYAAEAAKTTPWLNVWWWLHHYLFFRIPLLRPQHALQKLADTIPWLFTRGCVLVVLLLSLCGVLLVLQRWDLFTHSVVELFSFSGLVSFACALVIAKSLHELGHALVATRQGVRVAHMGVAFIVLWPMLYTDTGESWKLKGAHQRLAISSAGILTELAIAGLATLGWVLTEPGALNSGLLYLATTSWMLSLALNASPFMRFDGYFILTDLLDFPNLHERAGAQARTWLRRRLLGLDQPWPEPFLPRQRLALVGFAFATWLYRLVLFLGIALVVYALFFKVLGIVLFIVEIAWFIVMPITRELSHWWSHRSEVPRRHRRVWWWLLLILVGVLSIPWQTSVSGPGVLRSQHAITVYAPFPALLEARRADGDVDSGSTVVTLSNPDVGLDLQAQQAQLANLDAVLAGLLANPQGLQQDSAARAQRLLNLSNIEATQREITRMSLNSPFAGRWQQVNPELEAGQWVSPRDPLGVLIDPEHWMVDAYVNQDEVHRLTRGSRVSFFVEGRMAPLEGELVDIAPTRTQYLEYPVLAEQHGGSLTIQQDAGRDTGRLHLERPLFMVRARLDAPWPEAREARGSLHIDAERESLVMQFVNWVAAIAIRESGF from the coding sequence ATGGCTGCGCAAGTCGCGCTGGGGGATTCCGGGGTGGACCCTCGGGCCCAGTCTCCGGTAGCGCCGCTGCGTGATGATCTTCACCTGGTCGAAGTGGAGCGCGAACGCAGTGGCGAGCCGGCCTGGTCGATCGAAGACCCCGTGACCAACCGCTTCTATCGTATCGGCTGGCTCGAGTTCGAATGCCTGCTGCGCTGGGGGCAGACCCCAGAACGCATCTGTACCCAGGTGGCCGCCCAGACCGCCCTTGAACCTGATGTGGAGCAGGTGCTGGAACTGGTCGAGTTTCTCGATCGACATCAACTGCTGCGACCGGACCGTGAACGTATCGGCCAATATGCCGCAGAAGCGGCCAAGACCACCCCTTGGCTAAATGTCTGGTGGTGGCTGCACCACTACCTGTTCTTCCGTATACCCCTGCTTCGCCCGCAACATGCACTGCAGAAGCTGGCTGACACCATCCCTTGGCTGTTTACGCGCGGTTGCGTGCTGGTGGTCCTGCTGCTGAGCCTGTGTGGTGTCCTGCTGGTCCTGCAACGTTGGGATCTGTTCACGCATTCGGTGGTGGAGCTGTTCTCGTTCTCCGGTCTGGTCAGCTTTGCCTGCGCGCTGGTGATCGCCAAGTCACTGCATGAGCTGGGCCATGCCCTGGTGGCCACTCGGCAAGGGGTTCGGGTGGCCCATATGGGGGTGGCCTTCATCGTCTTGTGGCCGATGCTGTATACCGATACCGGGGAGAGCTGGAAGTTGAAGGGGGCCCACCAGCGCTTGGCGATATCCTCTGCCGGTATCCTGACGGAGCTGGCCATTGCTGGCCTGGCCACTCTGGGCTGGGTCCTGACCGAACCCGGTGCACTCAACAGCGGCCTGCTGTATCTGGCGACGACCAGCTGGATGCTGTCACTGGCGCTGAATGCCAGCCCTTTCATGCGTTTCGATGGTTACTTCATCCTGACCGACCTGCTCGATTTTCCCAACCTGCACGAGCGAGCGGGAGCCCAGGCCAGAACATGGTTGCGCCGCCGGTTGCTGGGGCTTGATCAGCCGTGGCCGGAACCGTTTCTGCCACGTCAGCGCCTGGCCCTGGTGGGCTTTGCCTTTGCCACCTGGCTGTATCGACTGGTGCTGTTCCTGGGGATTGCCCTGGTGGTGTATGCCTTGTTCTTCAAAGTGCTGGGGATTGTGCTGTTCATTGTCGAAATAGCCTGGTTCATCGTCATGCCGATTACTCGTGAGCTTTCCCATTGGTGGTCCCATCGCAGCGAGGTACCCCGTCGTCATCGCCGGGTCTGGTGGTGGCTATTGCTCATTCTTGTCGGGGTGCTGAGCATCCCGTGGCAGACCAGTGTCAGTGGACCTGGGGTATTGCGTTCGCAGCATGCGATCACTGTCTACGCTCCTTTCCCGGCACTGCTGGAAGCACGCCGTGCCGATGGCGACGTGGACTCCGGCAGTACAGTGGTCACGCTTTCCAACCCTGATGTCGGTCTTGACCTGCAGGCTCAGCAGGCGCAACTGGCCAATCTCGATGCCGTGCTGGCGGGATTGCTTGCCAACCCCCAGGGGCTGCAGCAGGACAGTGCCGCCCGGGCTCAGCGACTTCTCAACCTGAGCAACATCGAGGCCACCCAGCGGGAAATCACCCGGATGTCACTCAACTCACCCTTTGCCGGGCGCTGGCAGCAAGTGAATCCAGAACTTGAAGCGGGGCAGTGGGTCAGTCCCCGCGATCCACTAGGGGTGTTGATCGACCCTGAGCACTGGATGGTCGATGCCTATGTCAATCAGGACGAAGTTCACCGCCTGACGCGAGGCAGCCGCGTATCGTTCTTTGTCGAGGGGCGTATGGCACCACTTGAGGGCGAATTGGTCGATATAGCCCCGACGCGTACCCAGTATCTTGAATATCCTGTTCTGGCTGAGCAGCATGGTGGCTCTCTGACCATACAGCAAGACGCTGGTCGTGATACTGGCCGTCTGCACCTCGAGCGTCCATTGTTCATGGTAAGAGCGCGCCTTGATGCCCCCTGGCCAGAGGCGCGTGAAGCGCGAGGCAGCCTGCACATCGACGCAGAGCGCGAGAGCCTTGTCATGCAATTCGTCAACTGGGTGGCGGCCATTGCGATTCGTGAAAGCGGGTTCTGA